In Triticum urartu cultivar G1812 chromosome 6, Tu2.1, whole genome shotgun sequence, the following proteins share a genomic window:
- the LOC125515900 gene encoding probable xyloglucan endotransglucosylase/hydrolase protein 30, protein MSRLASALLALATAAAVAVAVAARPAVDVTATVAFGEGYTPLFGFDNILRSADDRTVSLLLDRTTGSGFISSAMYQHGFFSASIKLPSDYTAGVVVAFYTSNGDVFPKTHDELDFEFLGNIRGKPWRMQTNMYGNGSVSRGREERYVLPFDPTTEFHRYSILWARDAVVFYVDDVPVRHLRHARAGRDFPAKPMSLYATVWDASNWATSGGRYRVDYHYGPFVASFTDLALAGCRASSPTEEGCADALAASDPAVMTLAKQQAMRQFRERNMVYSYCYDTRRYPVPFPECDLVESERSRFKDSGHRLALRRRRVGRRPPNKADM, encoded by the exons ATGTCGCGGTTGGCGTCGGCGCTGCTTGCCCTGGCGACGGCGGccgcggtggcggtggcggtggcggcgcggccgGCGGTGGACGTGACCGCGACGGTGGCCTTCGGGGAGGGCTACACGCCGCTCTTCGGCTTCGACAACATCCTCCGCTCCGCCGACGACCGCACCGTCAGCCTCCTCCTCGACCGCACCACCG GGTCGGGGTTCATCTCGTCGGCCATGTACCAGCACGGCTTCTTCAGCGCGTCCATCAAGCTGCCGTCCGACTACACGGCGGGGGTGGTTGTGGCGTTCTACACGTCCAACGGCGACGTGTTCCCCAAGACGCACGACGAGCTGGACTTCGAGTTCCTGGGCAACATCCGGGGCAAGCCGTGGCGGATGCAGACCAACATGTACGGCAACGGCAGCGTCAGCCGGGGCCGGGAGGAGCGCTACGTGCTGCCCTTCGACCCCACCACCGAGTTCCACCGCTACTCCATCCTCTGGGCGCGCGACGCCGTCGTCTTCTACGTCGACGACGTGCCCGTGCGCCACCTGCGCCACGCCCGCGCCGGCCGCGACTTCCCGGCCAAGCCCATGTCGCTCTACGCCACCGTCTGGGACGCCTCCAACTGGGCCACCTCCGGCGGCCGCTACCGCGTAGACTACCACTACGGGCCCTTCGTCGCCTCCTTCACCGACCTCGCCCTCGCCGGTTGCCGCGCCTCCTCCCCCACGGAAGAAGGCTGCGCCGACGCGCTGGCCGCGTCCGACCCCGCCGTCATGACGCTCGCCAAGCAGCAGGCCATGCGCCAGTTCAGGGAGCGCAACATGGTCTACTCATACTGCTACGACACCAGGCGCTACCCCGTGCCCTTCCCGGAGTGCGACCTCGTCGAGTCGGAGCGGAGCAGGTTCAAGGACAGCGGCCACCGGCTCGCGCTCAGGCGCCGCCGCGTCGGCCGCCGGCCGCCCAACAAGGCCGACATGTAG